The following are from one region of the Nitrospirae bacterium CG2_30_53_67 genome:
- a CDS encoding zinc/iron-chelating domain-containing protein → MFLSRRLVEPIKRTLNSKFKFGCYKSIACFSKCCSRADVLLTPYDIVRMKNRLGISSGEFLDRYTYTHTDEKTSHPYAVLKMTDDEGKCPFVTDEGCSIYEDRPSNCRYYPVGQGLMMISGSKEGPANEEFYFFVRDPNCLGYQEEKEWTIETWRIDQGVELYDEMNREWKEIQLRRNASGQPQLDSKKQGMLYMASYDIDRFKKFIFESRFLDSFDMDKEEVEKMKTDEIALMKFGFKYLKYILMLEETLKVKKNESFPKKFVKS, encoded by the coding sequence ATGTTTTTGAGTAGAAGGCTTGTAGAACCTATTAAGCGCACACTGAATTCCAAATTCAAATTCGGGTGTTATAAAAGTATCGCCTGTTTCAGCAAATGCTGCAGCCGTGCGGATGTGCTTCTTACGCCTTATGACATCGTAAGGATGAAAAATAGATTGGGAATTTCATCAGGAGAGTTCCTGGATAGATACACATACACCCATACTGATGAAAAGACCTCACATCCTTACGCAGTGCTTAAGATGACGGATGATGAAGGGAAATGTCCCTTTGTTACGGATGAAGGCTGTAGTATCTATGAAGACCGTCCTTCCAACTGCCGATATTATCCGGTTGGCCAGGGGCTTATGATGATAAGCGGCTCAAAGGAAGGGCCGGCAAATGAAGAATTCTACTTTTTTGTAAGAGACCCTAATTGCCTCGGTTATCAGGAGGAAAAGGAGTGGACCATCGAGACCTGGAGGATCGACCAGGGGGTTGAGCTCTATGATGAGATGAACAGGGAATGGAAAGAGATCCAGTTAAGGAGAAATGCCTCCGGGCAGCCCCAACTCGACTCGAAGAAACAGGGCATGCTTTACATGGCAAGTTATGATATAGACAGATTCAAGAAATTTATCTTTGAGAGCAGGTTTCTCGATTCTTTTGATATGGATAAAGAAGAGGTCGAGAAGATGAAAACCGACGAGATCGCGCTGATGAAATTCGGATTCAAATACCTGAAATATATCCTGATGCTTGAGGAGACATTAAAGGTAAAAAAGAATGAATCATTTCCCAAAAAGTTTGTAAAATCATAA